One genomic segment of Brevibacillus laterosporus LMG 15441 includes these proteins:
- the murD gene encoding UDP-N-acetylmuramoyl-L-alanine--D-glutamate ligase → MDMYKGKLVVVLGLAKSGVAVAKLLHRFGAIVIVNDQKTREEATGYEELEELGVQVITGGHPDDLISKDVALVVKNPGIPYESKPVQQALAMSIPVITEVELAYRLSKAPLIGITGSNGKTTTTTLVGLILHAASVDAIVGGNIGTVLCSLAEEMKPDQYLVAELSSFQLMGTDTFRPHIATILNLYPAHLDYHHSFEEYTKAKCKIFANQTEEDYAVLPYDHEPVMKVCQNIRAKVFYVSIKQEVPCGAFIKDGIVYFKNEDGKLDEIMKATEISLPGEFNQENALAAIVMSKLAGADYDAMKHVLRSFSGVEHRLEYVDTIAGVKYYNNSKATNSEAAIRGIEAFKEPVVLIAGGLDRGVDFAELVPPLKNKVKAIITYGQTSPILQKRAEEAGIELRFAVDTVDSAVKQAAAIAEANDVVLLSPACASWDMFPSYEVRGSMFKDSVHKLKNKPI, encoded by the coding sequence ATGGATATGTATAAAGGGAAGCTCGTTGTTGTATTAGGTCTGGCGAAAAGCGGTGTGGCGGTTGCAAAACTGTTACACCGTTTTGGTGCTATTGTCATCGTAAATGATCAAAAAACGCGTGAGGAAGCTACTGGATATGAAGAGCTAGAAGAGTTGGGGGTACAAGTGATTACGGGCGGACATCCGGATGATCTCATCTCCAAGGATGTAGCTTTAGTGGTGAAAAATCCTGGGATTCCTTATGAATCAAAACCAGTTCAGCAGGCATTAGCCATGTCGATACCAGTAATTACAGAAGTAGAGCTGGCCTATCGTTTGTCCAAAGCACCATTAATCGGTATTACTGGATCAAATGGGAAAACGACGACGACTACATTAGTAGGACTTATTTTGCATGCTGCTTCTGTGGATGCTATCGTTGGTGGAAATATTGGCACGGTGTTATGTAGTTTGGCGGAAGAGATGAAGCCGGATCAGTATTTAGTGGCTGAATTAAGTAGCTTTCAATTGATGGGAACCGATACATTCCGTCCTCATATTGCTACGATCTTAAATCTGTATCCAGCCCATCTGGATTATCATCATTCGTTTGAGGAGTATACCAAAGCAAAGTGTAAAATTTTTGCCAATCAGACGGAAGAGGATTATGCAGTTCTGCCATATGATCATGAACCCGTGATGAAGGTTTGCCAAAACATTCGAGCAAAAGTCTTCTATGTAAGTATTAAGCAAGAGGTTCCTTGTGGCGCATTTATCAAGGATGGCATTGTCTACTTTAAAAATGAGGATGGCAAGCTAGACGAGATTATGAAAGCTACAGAAATCTCATTGCCCGGGGAATTTAATCAGGAAAATGCTCTAGCGGCTATCGTGATGAGTAAATTAGCCGGAGCAGACTACGATGCAATGAAGCATGTATTACGCAGTTTTAGCGGTGTTGAACATCGTTTAGAATATGTCGATACGATTGCTGGTGTAAAATATTACAACAATTCAAAAGCTACTAACTCCGAAGCTGCAATTCGTGGGATTGAGGCATTTAAGGAGCCGGTTGTTCTTATTGCTGGTGGACTTGACCGGGGTGTAGATTTTGCTGAGTTAGTTCCACCACTAAAAAACAAAGTAAAAGCAATTATCACTTATGGGCAAACATCTCCCATTTTACAGAAAAGAGCCGAAGAAGCAGGAATTGAACTTCGTTTTGCCGTCGATACTGTTGATAGTGCTGTTAAACAAGCAGCGGCTATCGCGGAAGCGAACGACGTGGTCTTGTTAAGCCCGGCTTGTGCTAGTTGGGATATGTTTCCTTCCTATGAAGTAAGAGGGAGCATGTTTAAGGATAGCGTGCATAAACTTAAAAACAAGCCTATATAA
- the mraY gene encoding phospho-N-acetylmuramoyl-pentapeptide-transferase, with protein sequence MPFDNVLFITIIAAFLIAVLIGPLFIPMLRRLKFGQSIREEGPQSHQKKAGTPTMGGTIIAMALLLTVLKFSKWNTELLFLIIVTFGYGLIGFLDDFIKIKRKHNLGLTAKQKFLGQILLAIGAYYLLLQMNHPTTLTIPGTSLGIDLGLFYFPFLVFLLVGSTNAVNLTDGLDGLLAGTSAIAFGAYAIIAWNASNMDTAIFSAAVVGSVLGFLVFNAHPARVFMGDTGSLALGGALAGIAIMTKTELLLAIIGIVFVIETLSVIIQVISFKTRGKRVFRMSPLHHHFELTGWSEWRVVVTFWLVGILFAGLGVYLEVIR encoded by the coding sequence ATGCCATTTGATAATGTCTTATTTATAACAATCATTGCAGCCTTTCTCATTGCTGTTTTAATTGGTCCGCTGTTTATTCCTATGCTTCGCCGATTAAAGTTTGGTCAAAGCATTCGTGAAGAAGGCCCCCAATCTCACCAGAAAAAAGCGGGAACACCTACTATGGGGGGAACCATCATTGCTATGGCTCTCCTATTAACCGTGTTAAAATTTTCGAAGTGGAACACGGAGTTGTTGTTTTTGATTATTGTTACCTTTGGATACGGACTTATTGGTTTTCTTGATGACTTTATTAAAATTAAAAGAAAACATAATTTGGGTTTAACTGCGAAGCAAAAGTTCTTAGGCCAAATCCTGTTAGCGATTGGTGCTTACTATTTGCTATTGCAGATGAACCATCCAACAACGCTGACCATTCCAGGAACATCGTTAGGAATTGATCTAGGGCTGTTCTATTTCCCTTTCCTTGTTTTTTTACTGGTGGGAAGTACAAACGCCGTTAATCTTACAGATGGCTTGGATGGCTTGTTGGCAGGAACAAGTGCCATTGCTTTTGGAGCATATGCGATTATTGCTTGGAATGCATCGAATATGGATACGGCTATCTTCAGTGCAGCGGTTGTTGGCTCTGTTCTAGGCTTTCTCGTGTTTAATGCTCATCCGGCACGGGTATTTATGGGTGACACTGGCTCGCTTGCCCTAGGGGGGGCGCTGGCCGGGATAGCGATCATGACCAAAACAGAGTTGCTGCTGGCGATTATCGGAATTGTTTTTGTCATTGAAACACTATCCGTTATTATTCAAGTTATATCTTTTAAAACTCGCGGAAAACGCGTTTTCCGTATGAGTCCCTTACACCATCATTTTGAGCTAACTGGCTGGTCTGAATGGCGTGTGGTGGTAACATTTTGGCTTGTAGGCATTCTATTTGCCGGATTAGGTGTTTATTTAGAGGTGATACGTTAA
- a CDS encoding UDP-N-acetylmuramoyl-L-alanyl-D-glutamate--2,6-diaminopimelate ligase, with the protein MLLRELLAPLLVSHIKGDDQVVITGITADSRNVKPGDLFICLSGFTVDGHEFAAQAVEKGAIAIIAEHEIEVDKTVVIVPDSRRAMAFLADRFFGSPSQKLKLIGVTGTNGKTTTTHLIDRILTDQQKKTGLIGTIHMRIGDQIEKVKNTTPDMIDLQSSFRRMLDIHTDYAIMEVSSHALDMGRVHGCDYHTAIFTNMTQDHLDYHKTFDNYRQAKSLLFAQLGNSYDQQSLKTAILNADDEVSKYFAHVTPARVLTYGIDQPADVRAVSIRVTSAGTSFTVQSFAGVATVNMKLMGKFNVYNALAAIAATLVEGVPLAAIIKSLEGIPGVDGRFEPVSLGQDYAVIVDYSHTPDSLENALVTAKEFVTGQLICVAGCGGNRDRTKRPIMAQIATKYADYSVLTSDNPRFEEPEAILADMVGGIQNVDQKRFTTIVNRREAIFHAISQAKPGDCVLIAGKGHETYQESKGEIFPFDDREVAKEAIHEQKRK; encoded by the coding sequence ATGTTGTTAAGGGAGTTACTTGCTCCTTTGCTAGTCAGTCACATTAAGGGTGATGACCAGGTTGTTATCACAGGCATAACGGCTGACTCGCGTAATGTTAAGCCCGGGGACTTATTCATCTGTCTGTCTGGTTTTACTGTAGACGGTCATGAATTTGCAGCCCAAGCGGTGGAAAAGGGAGCAATCGCCATTATAGCTGAGCATGAAATCGAGGTGGACAAAACAGTTGTCATCGTACCAGATTCAAGGCGGGCAATGGCATTCTTAGCGGATCGGTTTTTTGGCTCTCCGTCACAGAAGCTAAAACTGATCGGCGTTACAGGAACCAATGGAAAGACGACGACGACACATTTGATTGATAGAATTTTAACCGACCAACAGAAAAAGACGGGCTTGATTGGAACGATCCACATGCGTATTGGAGATCAAATTGAAAAGGTGAAAAATACGACACCAGATATGATTGATCTACAGTCTAGTTTCCGCCGAATGTTGGATATTCATACGGATTATGCCATTATGGAGGTTTCCTCACACGCTCTTGATATGGGACGTGTACATGGCTGTGATTATCATACAGCGATTTTTACGAACATGACGCAGGATCATTTAGATTATCATAAGACATTTGACAACTATCGTCAGGCAAAATCACTGTTATTTGCTCAATTAGGAAATAGCTATGATCAACAATCGCTCAAAACAGCGATTTTAAATGCAGATGATGAGGTATCGAAGTATTTTGCTCATGTAACACCAGCTCGTGTGCTTACATATGGAATCGATCAGCCAGCGGATGTGAGAGCTGTATCTATCCGTGTTACATCTGCTGGAACTAGCTTTACCGTGCAAAGTTTTGCTGGAGTGGCAACAGTAAATATGAAATTAATGGGCAAGTTTAATGTATATAATGCATTAGCAGCCATTGCAGCTACCCTTGTTGAAGGAGTTCCGCTGGCGGCTATTATTAAAAGCTTAGAGGGGATTCCAGGGGTAGACGGGCGTTTTGAACCTGTGTCGCTTGGACAGGATTATGCTGTAATCGTTGACTATTCCCATACGCCGGACAGCTTAGAAAATGCACTGGTAACAGCTAAGGAATTCGTAACAGGGCAACTCATCTGTGTGGCGGGCTGTGGTGGAAATCGAGATCGTACGAAACGTCCAATTATGGCTCAGATCGCAACGAAGTACGCTGATTATAGCGTCTTAACCTCAGATAACCCTCGTTTTGAGGAGCCAGAAGCCATCTTGGCTGATATGGTAGGTGGTATCCAGAACGTCGATCAGAAACGCTTCACGACAATTGTGAATCGACGTGAAGCCATTTTCCACGCTATTTCGCAGGCAAAACCGGGGGACTGTGTCCTCATAGCAGGAAAAGGGCATGAAACCTATCAAGAAAGTAAAGGTGAGATCTTTCCGTTTGATGATCGGGAAGTAGCAAAGGAAGCTATCCATGAACAGAAAAGAAAGTAA
- a CDS encoding stage V sporulation protein D produces the protein MRVSNVTVRRRIFIALVVGIFLFMAMVSRLGYIQLVQGQWLQDEANDLWSRNVKFEAKRGNIKDRHGEDLVKNTTVPSVMAIPAQIKNPEETAKKLAIILGQSEQKILTEISKRSQMIVRVPGGRKITQEKAKEIQALALPGVKVADDSKRFYPNGSFLAQVLGFTGIDNQGLTGLEKMYDKILTGTPGHVSFPADAGGRAMPGHAEKYVSPVNGMDMYLTIDKQIQTFIERELDQAMVAYQPDDILSIAMNPKTGEILGMASRPTYNPDRYLEFAPDIYNRNLPIWKTYEPGSTFKIVTLAASLNEKVVDLKESFFDPGHINVAGTFLRCWKRQGHGSETMLEVVENSCNPGFVAMGQRLGKERLFEYIKNFGFGKKTGVDLIGESNGILFKLSRVGPVELGTTSFGQGVSVTPIQQMAAVSAAINGGKLMKPYIAKEWRDSVTHDIVARTVPSQVRQVISEETSKQVRSALESVVSRGTGHNAYIEGYRVGGKTGTAQKSVNGRYAANEYIVSFIGFAPADDPQIIVYVAVDNPKAQAFGGTIAAPVVKNVLESSLPYLNIEKRPSDIEREIAYGDKKYVEVPNLIGMAINEIANSYYTMPLEVSGKGTHVIKQSPKPGIKVEEGSKIRVYLGDKTAN, from the coding sequence ATGCGGGTTTCCAATGTTACCGTGCGTCGGCGCATATTCATCGCACTCGTGGTGGGAATATTCTTGTTTATGGCGATGGTTTCTCGGCTTGGCTACATCCAATTAGTGCAGGGTCAATGGTTGCAGGATGAAGCTAATGACCTATGGAGCCGCAATGTCAAATTTGAAGCAAAACGCGGTAACATCAAAGACCGACATGGTGAGGATTTGGTGAAAAATACAACGGTTCCCTCCGTGATGGCCATACCGGCACAAATAAAAAATCCTGAAGAGACAGCTAAGAAGCTCGCGATTATTTTAGGGCAGTCAGAACAAAAGATACTTACGGAAATAAGCAAACGTTCCCAAATGATTGTACGAGTTCCAGGTGGACGAAAAATAACACAGGAAAAAGCGAAGGAAATACAAGCTCTTGCCCTGCCAGGAGTAAAAGTAGCAGACGATTCAAAGCGTTTCTACCCAAATGGCTCGTTCTTAGCGCAGGTGCTTGGTTTTACTGGAATTGATAATCAAGGTCTAACTGGATTGGAAAAGATGTATGATAAAATATTAACGGGTACGCCAGGGCATGTATCCTTTCCTGCAGATGCGGGTGGGCGGGCTATGCCGGGACACGCGGAGAAGTATGTGTCACCAGTTAATGGCATGGATATGTACCTAACCATTGATAAACAAATTCAGACCTTTATTGAGCGTGAACTAGATCAGGCGATGGTTGCTTATCAGCCAGATGATATTCTGTCGATAGCGATGAATCCAAAAACTGGAGAGATTCTCGGAATGGCTAGCAGACCTACCTATAATCCAGATCGTTATTTAGAGTTTGCACCAGATATTTATAATCGTAATTTACCGATCTGGAAAACATACGAACCAGGTTCTACATTTAAAATCGTTACATTAGCAGCATCCTTAAATGAAAAAGTTGTTGATTTGAAAGAAAGCTTTTTTGATCCAGGTCATATAAATGTAGCTGGGACATTCTTGCGTTGCTGGAAGAGGCAAGGGCATGGTTCAGAAACGATGCTAGAAGTAGTAGAGAACTCCTGTAACCCCGGGTTTGTGGCAATGGGGCAACGTCTTGGTAAAGAAAGGTTGTTTGAATATATCAAAAATTTTGGTTTCGGAAAGAAAACCGGCGTTGATTTAATTGGAGAGTCAAATGGAATCTTGTTTAAATTAAGCCGTGTTGGGCCGGTTGAATTAGGCACGACATCGTTTGGGCAGGGGGTATCAGTAACACCGATTCAGCAGATGGCAGCCGTCTCAGCGGCAATCAACGGCGGTAAGCTAATGAAGCCCTACATTGCCAAAGAGTGGAGGGACAGTGTAACGCACGATATTGTCGCTCGTACAGTACCCTCTCAGGTACGTCAGGTTATTTCCGAGGAAACATCTAAACAGGTGCGTAGCGCATTAGAAAGCGTTGTTTCTCGCGGAACCGGGCATAATGCCTATATTGAAGGCTATCGGGTTGGTGGAAAAACGGGTACTGCCCAAAAATCCGTCAATGGACGTTATGCAGCGAATGAATATATTGTATCATTTATTGGATTTGCTCCTGCAGATGACCCGCAGATTATCGTATACGTAGCTGTTGATAATCCAAAAGCACAAGCATTTGGAGGTACGATCGCAGCCCCTGTTGTCAAAAATGTGTTAGAATCCAGTCTGCCTTACCTTAATATAGAAAAACGCCCTAGCGATATTGAGCGAGAAATTGCTTACGGAGATAAAAAGTATGTAGAGGTGCCTAATTTAATCGGAATGGCCATCAATGAAATTGCAAATTCATACTATACAATGCCATTAGAAGTTTCTGGAAAGGGAACTCATGTGATTAAACAGTCTCCGAAACCAGGAATAAAGGTGGAGGAAGGCTCAAAAATTCGCGTCTACCTTGGTGACAAAACGGCCAATTAG
- a CDS encoding PASTA domain-containing penicillin-binding protein, giving the protein MTTKKRMNKRILLVGMGVFLGFMLLTLRLWWVQVVNASWIMDQGKGQWNRDMTLNPKRGSILDRNGEVLAFEGRAYLVEAQVRPKKLANGQNDTDDYVKDPMMTAMKLATVINEPQSKILERLTKNPNAIWVNLGPEASKISLEQKDKILAMQYPLDEKGVKSKQNQLPGIKISETTKRFYPKGKFAAHVLGFLNAEGIPVMGIERQFKNELKGEEGTLKMVKDALGYPLPDGQTEFKAAKDGQNIKLTLDDQIQTYVEEALDKTDAAFHPKGMSVIVSDPNTGEILAMANRPQHDPNNYRSIVNYMNFGVSYTFEPGSTFKIITLAASIQEGVFNSNWSFTSGHYKAWKTGAAIYDHNRIGWGTITYLNGVQRSSNVLFAMLGNEKLGQAKLEHYFKAFGFGKKTNIQLPAEEVGNLTNVEKFNKFSPRDLAVTPIGQGVTVTPIQQVMSVAAIANGGKLMQPLIVKERIDPRTGQVIERYQPKEVGRPISEATARETRKILQTVVDGDIKSGATGRNFKLQNFSVAGKTGTAQKYNERGKIIDNKYIFSFIGFAPVENPRLVVYIVVDDPGGGASYSTASRDVVAPMFQAIMEKSLQYLQEKPDRSALAAQATVVEEKRLQESTVPQLTGIPLKEAKERAKQAGFKVEVVGEGTNVINQIPAPYEKVGSTTTILLASDGKASMKMPDFKGKSLREVLEYGNLLNIAVSATGSGYVVEQNVEAGTILTGKETIQVKLSPTYVSVDK; this is encoded by the coding sequence GTGACAACAAAAAAGCGAATGAACAAGCGAATTTTACTTGTGGGAATGGGAGTTTTTCTTGGTTTTATGCTTTTGACACTACGCCTGTGGTGGGTACAGGTGGTAAACGCTAGCTGGATTATGGATCAAGGTAAGGGGCAGTGGAATCGTGACATGACCTTAAATCCGAAACGCGGGAGCATTCTAGATCGAAATGGGGAAGTTCTTGCTTTTGAAGGACGGGCCTATCTAGTGGAAGCCCAGGTGCGTCCTAAGAAATTGGCAAATGGTCAAAACGACACGGATGATTATGTAAAGGACCCCATGATGACGGCGATGAAATTAGCTACCGTGATAAATGAACCGCAGTCCAAAATTTTGGAACGTCTCACTAAGAATCCGAATGCAATATGGGTTAATTTAGGGCCTGAAGCCTCCAAAATAAGCTTGGAACAAAAGGACAAAATCTTAGCTATGCAATACCCTCTTGATGAAAAGGGGGTTAAATCCAAGCAAAATCAATTACCCGGGATCAAAATCTCAGAAACCACCAAGCGCTTCTACCCAAAGGGGAAATTCGCCGCTCATGTCTTAGGGTTTCTCAATGCTGAAGGAATACCTGTAATGGGGATTGAACGACAATTTAAGAATGAATTAAAGGGTGAAGAAGGCACTCTAAAGATGGTGAAGGATGCGCTAGGCTATCCACTGCCAGATGGGCAAACAGAATTTAAAGCTGCAAAAGATGGTCAAAATATCAAGCTTACCCTTGATGATCAGATACAAACATACGTAGAAGAGGCATTAGATAAAACAGATGCGGCATTTCACCCAAAAGGGATGTCAGTAATTGTATCTGATCCGAATACGGGCGAAATCCTTGCGATGGCCAATCGTCCGCAGCATGACCCTAACAATTACCGTTCTATCGTCAATTATATGAATTTCGGTGTGAGCTATACGTTTGAGCCAGGTTCAACCTTTAAGATTATTACGCTCGCAGCTTCTATTCAAGAGGGTGTGTTTAATTCTAATTGGTCCTTTACATCAGGACATTATAAGGCATGGAAGACTGGAGCGGCTATCTATGATCATAATCGAATTGGATGGGGCACGATTACCTATTTAAATGGTGTGCAACGTTCCAGTAACGTATTATTTGCTATGCTAGGTAACGAAAAGCTGGGACAAGCTAAGCTTGAGCATTATTTTAAAGCCTTTGGTTTTGGGAAAAAGACAAACATTCAGTTACCTGCGGAAGAAGTAGGGAACTTAACTAACGTTGAAAAGTTTAATAAATTTTCACCGCGTGACTTGGCTGTTACTCCGATTGGACAAGGGGTAACGGTAACACCGATCCAGCAGGTCATGTCTGTGGCCGCTATTGCAAATGGTGGTAAATTAATGCAGCCACTCATTGTAAAAGAGCGTATCGATCCACGGACGGGTCAGGTAATCGAGCGGTATCAGCCTAAAGAGGTTGGACGTCCGATCTCAGAGGCAACGGCACGTGAAACGCGTAAGATTTTGCAAACGGTCGTTGATGGCGATATAAAATCAGGAGCGACTGGGCGTAACTTTAAATTGCAGAATTTTAGCGTGGCTGGGAAAACCGGTACAGCACAGAAGTATAACGAACGAGGAAAAATCATTGATAATAAATATATCTTCTCCTTTATTGGATTCGCTCCCGTGGAGAATCCAAGACTGGTTGTTTATATTGTAGTCGATGATCCAGGGGGCGGGGCATCCTATTCAACGGCTAGTAGGGATGTAGTTGCGCCGATGTTCCAAGCGATTATGGAGAAAAGCTTGCAATACTTGCAGGAGAAGCCAGATCGAAGTGCCTTGGCTGCTCAAGCTACTGTGGTAGAGGAAAAACGGCTACAAGAATCCACTGTACCTCAACTTACAGGCATCCCGTTAAAAGAAGCGAAGGAACGGGCGAAGCAGGCTGGTTTTAAGGTAGAAGTGGTTGGCGAGGGAACCAATGTGATTAATCAAATTCCGGCTCCGTATGAAAAAGTAGGCAGTACCACGACCATACTGCTTGCCTCCGATGGCAAAGCCTCAATGAAAATGCCTGATTTTAAGGGGAAATCGTTGCGGGAAGTACTAGAGTATGGCAATTTGCTAAATATTGCAGTAAGCGCTACTGGTAGCGGATATGTAGTGGAACAAAACGTAGAAGCGGGTACAATCCTGACAGGAAAAGAGACGATTCAAGTGAAGCTGTCTCCTACATATGTGTCTGTAGACAAGTAG
- the ftsL gene encoding cell division protein FtsL codes for MSYYSRGNLAYEVNRRSPSPKKMKRTVKIRPGVPTSEKLMYLLLIFALVIATSIIGFRYNQISQNNYQIQVLTREIAKIKGENESMQLKVDEMSNPKRISIEAEKMGMVLDMKSVRNMGGISMEESKDNKKDEKTKQTEKVQ; via the coding sequence TTGAGTTATTATTCCCGTGGGAATTTGGCATATGAAGTAAATAGACGTTCTCCATCTCCGAAAAAGATGAAGCGTACTGTTAAAATCAGACCCGGGGTACCCACAAGTGAAAAGTTGATGTATTTGTTGCTCATCTTTGCTTTAGTCATTGCTACAAGCATTATAGGCTTCCGTTATAATCAGATTTCGCAAAATAACTATCAGATTCAGGTATTGACAAGAGAGATCGCCAAAATCAAGGGCGAGAATGAATCGATGCAGTTAAAAGTGGATGAAATGAGCAATCCCAAGCGTATTAGTATTGAGGCGGAAAAAATGGGAATGGTCCTTGATATGAAATCAGTCCGCAATATGGGTGGCATTTCTATGGAAGAAAGTAAGGATAACAAAAAAGACGAAAAAACCAAACAAACCGAAAAAGTCCAATAA
- the rsmH gene encoding 16S rRNA (cytosine(1402)-N(4))-methyltransferase RsmH, which yields MFHHVTVLLQEAVEGLHIRPDGIYVDCTLGGAGHSTLIASKLGDQGRLIAIDQDDVALANAKEKLQAYQDKVTLVKSNFRYLKDVVQDLGLDGVDGVLFDLGVSSPQLDVEERGFSYNGDAPLDMRMDQQADLSAYDIVNEWEEAALSKIIFEYGEEKFARKIARQIILHREKAPIETTGQLVEIIKEAIPAPARRTGPHPAKRTFQAIRIAVNDELHVFKTAVSDAIDILRPGGRVSVITFHSLEDRICKHAYLEKAQGCTCPPGFPQCVCGNEPIVKIITRKPLLPSEEELADNPRARSAKLRIAEKK from the coding sequence TTGTTTCACCATGTAACCGTACTATTACAGGAAGCCGTAGAAGGATTACATATTCGTCCTGATGGAATATATGTGGATTGCACCTTAGGTGGAGCAGGACACAGTACTTTAATTGCTTCAAAGCTAGGTGATCAGGGTAGATTAATTGCCATTGATCAAGATGATGTAGCACTTGCAAACGCCAAGGAAAAACTACAGGCGTATCAAGATAAAGTGACTTTGGTGAAAAGTAACTTCCGCTATCTCAAGGATGTTGTGCAAGATTTAGGTCTTGATGGCGTAGATGGCGTTTTGTTTGATCTAGGTGTATCTTCTCCTCAGTTAGATGTAGAAGAACGTGGGTTTAGCTACAATGGTGACGCCCCGCTGGATATGCGCATGGATCAGCAAGCCGACCTATCTGCTTATGACATCGTAAATGAGTGGGAGGAAGCTGCGCTATCCAAAATCATTTTTGAGTATGGCGAAGAGAAGTTTGCCCGGAAGATTGCCCGGCAAATCATCCTGCATCGTGAAAAAGCGCCGATTGAAACAACAGGACAGCTGGTAGAGATTATTAAGGAAGCTATTCCAGCTCCAGCTCGGCGTACAGGACCTCATCCGGCGAAGAGAACCTTTCAAGCCATTCGCATTGCCGTAAACGATGAATTACATGTGTTTAAGACGGCGGTTTCAGATGCTATTGACATTTTGCGTCCGGGTGGCAGAGTGAGTGTTATTACTTTCCATTCCTTAGAGGATCGGATTTGTAAGCATGCTTATTTAGAAAAAGCGCAAGGCTGTACATGCCCGCCTGGGTTCCCGCAATGTGTATGCGGTAATGAACCGATTGTTAAGATTATCACCAGAAAGCCATTGCTACCGTCTGAAGAGGAGCTTGCGGATAACCCACGTGCCAGATCGGCTAAATTGCGTATTGCTGAGAAGAAATAA
- the mraZ gene encoding division/cell wall cluster transcriptional repressor MraZ: MFMGEYQHNIDDKNRLTIPVKFRDMLGSSFVVTRGLDRCLFVYPMEEWKALTEKLKSLPFTKADARAFTRFFFSGATECEWDKQGRVNIPPHLREHGRLQKECVIIGVQNRMEIWGKTEWDAYSLEQEQSFGEIAEKLVDFNL, from the coding sequence ATGTTCATGGGTGAGTATCAGCATAACATCGATGACAAGAACCGTCTGACAATCCCGGTTAAATTCCGTGATATGCTGGGCTCGTCCTTTGTTGTAACCCGCGGCCTTGATCGTTGTTTATTCGTCTACCCGATGGAAGAGTGGAAGGCGTTAACAGAAAAACTTAAATCTCTGCCATTTACCAAAGCTGACGCTCGGGCGTTTACCCGTTTTTTCTTTTCTGGTGCTACTGAATGTGAGTGGGACAAGCAGGGAAGGGTAAACATACCACCTCATTTGCGAGAACACGGCCGTTTACAGAAAGAATGTGTTATTATTGGCGTGCAGAATCGCATGGAAATTTGGGGCAAGACAGAATGGGATGCGTATTCTTTGGAACAAGAGCAATCTTTTGGCGAGATTGCTGAAAAGCTCGTTGATTTTAATTTGTAG